The stretch of DNA GGGAAAACGTGAACACCCGTTTAGTGAGCCACAGAGGGCCCTTCCGGCCACTCGGACGTGTCCGTGTGTTCACCCACGCTCTCCCGCCAACAGCTCCCTAGCGTGGACGCTAGGGGCCTTCCTGGGCCTCTGGCGCGCGTCGCCTGGCCGAACCGGTTCGGGGCGGTCCGAACCCCTCGATTGGGGTGTCGTCTCGTAGGTCAGGCTGTGCCTGACGCCTCGCCAACTCGAAGAGGTTACCACGTCAGGCACAGCCTGACCTACAGAGAGGGTGGCCGAGGTCGCCGCGTAGCGAAGCCCTCAGCGAATCACCAGCACAGCGTCTAGTCGGTACACGTTGGGGCTTCGTCTAGCGCCTTCGACCCCAGGCACGCTTTTTTGCGCTGCAGTGCGTTGGATGGCGAGCCCCCGATGTTAATCGGGGGTGTTGGGCTGGTACCCGCTTCACACCCCCGACCTGTTTGCTATTGAAAGGGGCATCGGGGGCTCGCCGTTATGCGTCGATGGCGAGGTCCAGCAGCTCCGGCGCTTGCCACGCTTCGTTGAGCGGCGCGGTGACTTCTACCGACTCTTCGCGCATCGGGTGGCGGAACGAGAGGCTGCGGGCGTGGAGGGCGATTTGGCGGTCGCGTTCGTCTTCGTGTTGAATACCGAAGGGAGCCGTGGCGCCGTATTGCGCATCGCCGAGGACGGCGTGGCCGCGGCTGGCGGCTTGGACACGGATCTGGTGGGTGCGGCCTGTTTCGAGCGTGATCTCTAGCCACGTCTTATCACCACGGCCGCCGCTGACGCGCCCTCTCACTCGATAGTGCAGCACGGCGTGCTTGCCGCGGGGGTCGTCTTCGGGGACGACGATCGCCTGGGCCATGCCGTGACGCTTGTGCAGATGATCGCGCCAGGTGCCTTCGTCGTCGATGACGTTGCCTTCAACGACGGCCCAGTACGTCTTGCCAACGGTACGCTCTTGGAACTGCTTGGCGAGGCGCTGCGTCGCGCGGAGGTTGCGACCGAAGGCGATGGCGCCCGTCACGGGGCGGTCGAGCCGATGGATGATGCCGACATAAAAGTTGCCCTCGATCTGCTCGCGCTCGCGGTAGAAGTTGCGGACCCAAATCTCAAGCGAGTCGATCCCCACGGGCGCCTGGGTGAGCAGGCCCGGCGGCTTGTTGAGGACGAGGACGGGGCCGTCGTGGTAGAGGATGGAAAGCATCCGGGAGATGATAGATGGCAGAGGATAGATGATAGAAGTGCCTTCGGTCGCATAGCGACCGCCCACCCTCTCTATCATCTGTCCTCTATCATCTCCTCCTCAGCCGTGGCGTCTCAGCGCCCAATCAAACAGCCACGGCACGAACCTCGCGCCTCTCACGATCCACCAGTCTTCCCAGAGGATTGCGACTTCGTTCTGGCGGCGCTCGATGCCTTGGACGATGCGGTCGGCGACTTTTTCAGGCGCGACGCCGCGGCGGCCGCTCCAGGCGAGTTCATTGCGGCGTTCGACGAGGTTGTCGCGGAAGTCGGTGGCGATCGTGGAGGGCGACGCGTGGAGGACGTGGACGCCGAGCTTGCGTAGCTCGGGGCGGATCGACTCGCTGAGGCCGCGGAGGGCGAACTTGCTCGCGCAGTACTCGGCCGTTTGCGGCACGCCGCGCCAGGCGAGGACCGAGCCGACGTTGGCGACGCACGCCGCCGGGCTTTGTCGAAGAAGCGGGATCGCTTCGCGCGTCAGGTCGGCGGCGGCGAAGACGTTGAGCTCGAAGATCGCCCGCAGGCTCTCGGGGTTCGACTCGTGGAAGCGCCCGTGCGCGCCGACGCCGGCGTTGTTGATGACGATGTCGAGGCCACCGAGCTGGTCGCGCGCGGCGTCGAGGGCGCGGGCGCGCGTCTCGACCGACGTGACGTCGCCGACGATAGGGATCGCCCGACCACCGGCCGCTTCGACGAGGCGGACCGATTCAAAGAGCGGTTCTTCGCGGCGCGCGACGAGTACGCTGCTCACGCCGGCCTTGGCGAGCCGCACCGCGAGCGCGCGGCCGACGCCGCCCGAGGCGCCGGTGACGATGGCGCGCTGGCCTTGGAGCTTACTCAAGCGACGTCGCCCATCGCGGCGCCGTCGGTCGCGCCCACGTTCGTGAGATTGACCACGGCGGGCGAACCGCTACGCGGACGGATCTCGGCCTCGTCGGGCGAGACGCGACCCATGTACTTCCGCGGGACGCGGCAGTGGATCGTCACGCTATCGTCGGTGAACGTGCGGCTGAGGATCTCGCCGTGCTTGGCGAGATAGGCCAGCAACCGGCCGTTGCCCACGGACGTGACGACATCGGCCTCGACGAACTCACGGCTCAGCGCGTCGCTGACGGCCATCGCCAGTTGGTCGAGGCCCTCGCCGGTGAAAGCGCTGATGCGGATCGCGCCGGGGTAGTGGCTCTCGAGATACGTGAGGTGCGCCTCGTCGGCCTGGTCGGCCTTGTTGAGCACCAGCAGCGTGTCCTTCTCCTCGATGCCGAGTTCCTTGAGCACCAGGTAGACGGCGCGGATCTGGTCCTCGGCCGAGGGGCTGCTGGCGTCGGCGACGTGGAGCAGGAGGTCGGCTTGGCGGGCCTCTTCGAGCGTCGCCTTGAAGCTCGCGATCAAGCGGTGGGGCAGTTCGCGGATGAAACCGACCGTGTCGCTGAGCAGCACCGGTCCCCAGCCCGGCAGGCGCCATTGGCGTGTGCGGGTGTCGAGCGTGGCGAACAGCTGGTCCTTGGCGTAGACCGACGCGTCGGTGAGGCGGTTCAGCAGCGTGCTCTTGCCGGCGTTGGTGTAGCCGACGAGCGAGACCGTCATGTGATCGCCACGCGCGGCGACTTCGCGCTCCTTGCGATGGAGCACCTTGTCGAGGTCACGCTTGAGGTCGCTGATCCGCTTCTCGACGAGGCGGCGGTCGGTCTCGAGCTGCTTCTCACCCGGGCCACGCATGCCGACGCCCATCTTCAGGCGCGACAAGTGAGTCCACATCCGCTTGAGCCGGGGCAGCGAGTACTCGAGCTGCGCGAGCTCCACCGCGAGGCGGGCCTCATGCGTCTGCGCGCGGGTGCTGAAGATGTCGAGGATCAGCTCGGTGCGGTCGAGCACCTTGGCGCCGGTGGCTTCTTCGAGGTTTCGGACCTGAGCGGGCGAGAGGTCGTTATCGAAGACGATGACGTCGGCCTCGGTGGCTTCGACGAGCTGCTTGAGCTGGTCGAGCTTGCCTTTGCCGAGGTAGGTCGCCGGCGCGGGGGCGC from Botrimarina mediterranea encodes:
- a CDS encoding RluA family pseudouridine synthase, whose protein sequence is MLSILYHDGPVLVLNKPPGLLTQAPVGIDSLEIWVRNFYREREQIEGNFYVGIIHRLDRPVTGAIAFGRNLRATQRLAKQFQERTVGKTYWAVVEGNVIDDEGTWRDHLHKRHGMAQAIVVPEDDPRGKHAVLHYRVRGRVSGGRGDKTWLEITLETGRTHQIRVQAASRGHAVLGDAQYGATAPFGIQHEDERDRQIALHARSLSFRHPMREESVEVTAPLNEAWQAPELLDLAIDA
- a CDS encoding SDR family NAD(P)-dependent oxidoreductase; its protein translation is MSKLQGQRAIVTGASGGVGRALAVRLAKAGVSSVLVARREEPLFESVRLVEAAGGRAIPIVGDVTSVETRARALDAARDQLGGLDIVINNAGVGAHGRFHESNPESLRAIFELNVFAAADLTREAIPLLRQSPAACVANVGSVLAWRGVPQTAEYCASKFALRGLSESIRPELRKLGVHVLHASPSTIATDFRDNLVERRNELAWSGRRGVAPEKVADRIVQGIERRQNEVAILWEDWWIVRGARFVPWLFDWALRRHG
- the hflX gene encoding GTPase HflX — its product is MDIDRKESVDSESAILVGVQLADTPPLSEEPLEELAGLVESAGADVVGRLFQRRGAPAPATYLGKGKLDQLKQLVEATEADVIVFDNDLSPAQVRNLEEATGAKVLDRTELILDIFSTRAQTHEARLAVELAQLEYSLPRLKRMWTHLSRLKMGVGMRGPGEKQLETDRRLVEKRISDLKRDLDKVLHRKEREVAARGDHMTVSLVGYTNAGKSTLLNRLTDASVYAKDQLFATLDTRTRQWRLPGWGPVLLSDTVGFIRELPHRLIASFKATLEEARQADLLLHVADASSPSAEDQIRAVYLVLKELGIEEKDTLLVLNKADQADEAHLTYLESHYPGAIRISAFTGEGLDQLAMAVSDALSREFVEADVVTSVGNGRLLAYLAKHGEILSRTFTDDSVTIHCRVPRKYMGRVSPDEAEIRPRSGSPAVVNLTNVGATDGAAMGDVA